A genomic segment from Microbispora sp. ZYX-F-249 encodes:
- a CDS encoding HNH endonuclease family protein, producing MHRTLRVAALTFLVLPITAVALAPQASADAGAPARRMLAQLKVAKPLSIRGYSHRRFQPRWAHHKGECDAREAVLARDGRGVRRNAACQAVKGVWRSPYDGKVLKSVKQTDVDHVVPLAYAWRSGAKRWSQAKRRAFANDLTRPELVVVSHSVNMAKGGQGPQSWRPPRRRYWCRYATSWITVKHHYRLFVTRAEKVALLNMLRTCGR from the coding sequence ATGCACCGCACGCTCCGAGTCGCCGCGCTTACCTTTCTCGTCCTCCCCATCACCGCTGTCGCGCTCGCCCCTCAGGCCTCGGCCGACGCCGGGGCGCCGGCCCGCCGCATGCTGGCCCAGCTGAAGGTCGCCAAGCCGCTGTCGATCCGCGGGTACAGCCATCGGCGGTTCCAGCCGCGCTGGGCACACCACAAGGGGGAGTGCGACGCGCGGGAGGCGGTTCTCGCCCGCGACGGGCGGGGCGTGCGCAGGAACGCGGCCTGCCAGGCCGTGAAGGGCGTCTGGCGCAGCCCGTACGACGGCAAGGTGCTGAAGAGCGTGAAACAGACCGACGTCGACCACGTCGTTCCCCTGGCGTACGCCTGGCGCTCCGGCGCCAAGCGATGGAGCCAGGCGAAACGGCGCGCGTTCGCCAACGACCTCACCCGTCCCGAGCTGGTCGTGGTGAGCCACTCCGTCAACATGGCCAAGGGGGGCCAGGGACCGCAGAGCTGGCGTCCGCCGCGCCGCCGCTACTGGTGCCGCTACGCGACCTCGTGGATCACGGTGAAGCACCATTACCGGCTCTTCGTCACCCGGGCGGAGAAGGTGGCCCTGCTCAACATGCTCCGCACCTGCGGGCGATGA
- a CDS encoding GOLPH3/VPS74 family protein, whose amino-acid sequence MNVPGSLTAQLYLLAYDPRKERVVTNYRIPYLLRAAALTDLLLMGRIADDDGKVRVVSKDRLGDPVLDGLLRQLAETGPKPWRHWIGKDGRATVRAVRDELEAGRWVKVELRQPFLIFNRSAVRVRDTRVVKRLAARVADALTGPVSRVGDRAAALVGLAAAADLGTVLPRAKRREHKRRIDQLAERGGPAAAALRKVIQQARGASSG is encoded by the coding sequence GTGAACGTCCCCGGTTCCCTGACGGCCCAGCTCTATTTGCTCGCCTACGACCCCCGCAAGGAGCGGGTGGTGACGAACTACCGCATCCCCTACCTGCTGCGCGCGGCCGCGCTCACCGATCTGCTGCTCATGGGCCGGATCGCCGACGACGACGGCAAGGTGCGCGTGGTGTCGAAGGACCGGCTCGGCGACCCGGTGCTCGACGGCCTGCTCCGCCAGCTCGCGGAGACGGGGCCCAAGCCGTGGCGGCACTGGATCGGCAAGGACGGCCGGGCCACGGTCCGGGCGGTCCGGGACGAGCTGGAGGCGGGCCGCTGGGTCAAAGTGGAGCTGCGCCAGCCGTTTCTGATCTTCAACAGGAGCGCCGTCCGCGTACGCGACACGCGGGTGGTGAAGCGCCTCGCGGCGCGGGTCGCCGACGCCCTCACCGGGCCGGTGTCCCGGGTCGGCGACCGCGCGGCGGCCCTCGTCGGGCTGGCCGCCGCGGCGGACCTGGGCACGGTCCTCCCGCGGGCGAAGCGGCGGGAGCACAAGCGGCGCATCGACCAGCTGGCCGAGCGCGGCGGCCCGGCCGCGGCGGCCCTCCGCAAGGTCATCCAGCAGGCCCGCGGCGCGAGCAGCGGCTGA
- a CDS encoding SPFH domain-containing protein, with translation MTDLQIAVDMPAPQTHERTARAAVGWPILILALVGLLSPAALVPIGAVLANDGSGGAGAALIIAGVLLLLAAIVVFSGLTAVAPGEARVVQLLGRYVGTVRTPGLRFVAPFTQKRRVSTRIRNHETDITKVNDADGNPIEMAAVVVWQVEDTAKAVFEVDDFVEFVAFQTETAVRHIAGSYPYDGHDDTLSLRQNADEITGRLSAEIQARVASAGVKVIESRITRLAYAPEIAQAMLRRQQAGAVVAARQRIVDGAVGMVEAALARLDEHDVIELDEERKATMVSNLLVVLCGDRDVQPVVNTGSLYH, from the coding sequence ATGACAGACCTGCAGATCGCCGTCGACATGCCGGCCCCCCAGACCCACGAGCGGACGGCGCGAGCGGCCGTGGGATGGCCCATCCTGATCCTGGCCCTGGTGGGCCTGCTGAGCCCGGCCGCGCTGGTCCCGATCGGAGCCGTCCTCGCGAACGACGGCAGCGGCGGCGCGGGAGCGGCGCTGATCATCGCCGGGGTGCTGCTCCTCCTGGCGGCGATCGTCGTCTTCTCCGGCCTCACCGCGGTCGCCCCGGGCGAGGCACGCGTGGTCCAGCTGCTCGGCCGCTACGTGGGCACGGTCCGCACACCCGGCCTCCGGTTCGTTGCTCCCTTCACCCAGAAGCGCCGGGTGTCGACCCGGATCCGCAACCACGAGACCGACATCACCAAGGTCAACGACGCCGACGGCAACCCGATCGAGATGGCCGCCGTCGTGGTGTGGCAGGTCGAGGACACGGCGAAGGCCGTCTTCGAGGTCGACGACTTCGTGGAGTTCGTCGCCTTCCAGACCGAGACCGCGGTCCGGCACATCGCCGGCAGCTACCCGTACGACGGGCACGACGACACGCTGTCCCTGCGCCAGAACGCCGACGAGATCACCGGCCGCCTGTCGGCCGAGATCCAGGCCCGGGTGGCCTCGGCCGGGGTCAAGGTCATCGAGTCGCGCATCACCCGCCTGGCGTACGCTCCCGAGATCGCGCAGGCGATGCTGCGCCGCCAGCAGGCCGGAGCGGTCGTCGCGGCCCGCCAGCGGATCGTGGACGGCGCGGTCGGCATGGTCGAGGCCGCCCTGGCCCGCCTCGACGAGCACGACGTGATCGAGCTCGACGAGGAGCGCAAGGCCACCATGGTCAGCAACCTGCTCGTCGTCCTGTGCGGCGACCGCGACGTGCAGCCCGTGGTGAACACCGGCTCCCTGTACCACTAG